One genomic segment of Helicobacter enhydrae includes these proteins:
- a CDS encoding S1-like domain-containing RNA-binding protein, which produces MVGTYQKMLVKKLLPFGAILGEEEILLPQKYVDRQLSVGDEVEVFVYTDSEDRIIATTDRPFGILKEIVCLQVVDIVANGVYLDLGLAKDIFMPTQRKLCKGEFVVVQITLDKQGRLLARSNLEFQKCLSYPRSNHLEAIPYQKTPMGWKCVVEKKFSGLLFANEVFSQVVLFQPLNVGIKKLRKDGKLDLKYVQTDVCQKILELLRANGGRIAVNTDSPPDQIYQICQMSKKKFKATLNTLAQEVGQDEYGSYLK; this is translated from the coding sequence ATGGTTGGCACTTATCAAAAAATGTTGGTAAAAAAACTTCTGCCATTTGGGGCGATACTTGGCGAGGAGGAAATTTTGCTCCCACAAAAATATGTCGATAGACAATTGAGCGTGGGCGATGAGGTGGAAGTCTTTGTTTATACAGATAGCGAAGATCGTATTATTGCGACAACGGATCGACCATTTGGGATTTTGAAAGAAATTGTATGTTTGCAAGTTGTGGATATTGTCGCCAATGGCGTATATCTTGATCTAGGATTAGCCAAAGATATTTTTATGCCCACACAAAGAAAACTTTGCAAAGGAGAGTTTGTGGTTGTTCAAATCACACTTGACAAACAAGGGCGTTTGTTGGCGCGTTCTAATCTTGAGTTTCAAAAATGTCTTTCATATCCACGATCTAATCATCTAGAAGCAATTCCATATCAAAAAACACCTATGGGGTGGAAATGTGTCGTGGAGAAAAAATTTAGCGGTTTGTTGTTTGCAAACGAAGTGTTCTCTCAGGTTGTTTTGTTTCAGCCCTTAAATGTCGGAATCAAAAAACTGCGAAAAGATGGAAAGCTTGATTTGAAATATGTTCAAACAGATGTGTGTCAAAAAATCTTGGAGTTATTGAGAGCAAATGGTGGTCGTATAGCGGTCAATACAGATTCTCCGCCAGATCAAATTTATCAAATTTGCCAAATGAGTAAGAAAAAGTTTAAAGCAACTTTAAACACACTTGCCCAAGAAGTCGGGCAAGATGAGTATGGAAGCTATCTAAAATAA
- a CDS encoding sodium-dependent transporter: MNNFSKIGFILATLGSSIGLGHIWRFPYMAGTNGGGAFIVFYLFLAIVIGVSMLIAEMLIGNKAKSNPVESFAKLEPNHKSTWKFIGIMAIGGPMVMTFYAVVLGWVLYYLFVGSFNLPQNLQEAQTTFETLATGSIPTQIAGLLACMFLTAYIVAKGAKDGIEKLNLILMPLLFIIFIGLFFYAMSFDSFGKAVDFMFKFDIEKITPQVAVDVLGQVFFALSLGLGTILIYGAYANDNENLFSSSVWVVISGIFVSLVAGLIIFTLIFAFEGEPAAGPKLMFISLPLAFSQLENSVGFFANIIAFLFMLCVAFAGITSTVSIVEPAIAYLRDRFDWTQAKATWICCGIITIFGVMVILSITKDYSVLFSFGGTSLFDWMDLATSKVLMPFGGFFCLIFSAYVIGKERLRKYTESFFSPAMFELWYAIIAYIAPLVIAIIALAPILF, from the coding sequence ATGAATAATTTCAGCAAAATAGGCTTCATTTTAGCGACATTAGGAAGTTCTATTGGATTAGGGCATATTTGGAGATTTCCTTATATGGCAGGAACAAATGGTGGTGGAGCATTTATCGTTTTTTATTTGTTTCTAGCAATTGTGATCGGAGTTTCTATGCTGATTGCAGAAATGCTTATTGGGAACAAAGCAAAATCCAACCCCGTAGAAAGTTTTGCCAAACTAGAGCCAAATCACAAAAGCACTTGGAAATTTATCGGCATTATGGCTATTGGCGGACCAATGGTAATGACTTTTTATGCAGTTGTATTGGGTTGGGTGCTTTATTATTTGTTTGTTGGTAGCTTTAATCTACCTCAAAACCTCCAGGAAGCACAAACAACTTTTGAAACCTTAGCCACAGGTTCGATTCCTACACAAATTGCAGGGCTTTTGGCTTGTATGTTTCTTACTGCCTATATCGTAGCAAAAGGTGCAAAAGACGGGATCGAGAAGCTTAATCTCATCTTGATGCCTTTGCTTTTTATTATTTTTATTGGCTTGTTTTTCTATGCTATGTCTTTTGATTCGTTTGGCAAGGCTGTGGATTTTATGTTTAAATTTGACATTGAAAAAATTACGCCACAAGTAGCTGTAGATGTGTTGGGTCAGGTTTTCTTTGCTTTGTCATTAGGGCTTGGAACGATTTTGATTTATGGTGCCTATGCCAATGACAATGAAAATCTATTCTCAAGCTCTGTTTGGGTTGTCATCTCTGGAATCTTTGTTTCATTAGTTGCAGGGTTGATTATTTTTACCCTTATTTTTGCATTTGAAGGAGAGCCTGCTGCTGGTCCCAAACTTATGTTTATTTCACTCCCTCTTGCATTTTCGCAATTGGAGAATTCTGTTGGGTTTTTTGCCAACATTATTGCTTTTCTCTTTATGCTCTGCGTGGCATTTGCTGGAATCACCTCAACGGTTTCCATCGTTGAACCTGCGATTGCATATCTTAGAGATCGATTTGATTGGACTCAAGCGAAGGCAACTTGGATTTGTTGTGGAATCATCACCATTTTTGGAGTGATGGTTATTCTATCAATCACCAAAGATTATAGTGTATTGTTTAGCTTTGGCGGAACCTCTCTCTTTGATTGGATGGATCTCGCTACCTCAAAGGTTTTGATGCCATTTGGAGGGTTTTTCTGTCTTATTTTCTCTGCTTATGTGATTGGCAAAGAAAGACTTAGAAAATACACAGAGAGCTTTTTCTCCCCTGCAATGTTTGAGCTATGGTATGCCATCATTGCCTATATTGCTCCATTGGTGATTGCAATCATTGCTCTTGCTCCAATATTATTTTAG
- a CDS encoding YbgC/FadM family acyl-CoA thioesterase, translated as MQVRVYYEDTDCGGIVYHANFLKFCERGRSEVFFEDGKMPCNAEIGFVVRKIEADFLQSAKLGDILEVKTEILELKKASLLLSQRVYKGEEKLFDMRVKMGCVSITSGKPSVIPEEFMEVLRCKL; from the coding sequence ATGCAAGTGCGTGTGTATTATGAGGACACAGATTGTGGCGGGATTGTTTATCACGCAAATTTTTTGAAATTTTGCGAACGAGGGCGTAGCGAGGTGTTTTTTGAAGATGGGAAAATGCCGTGTAACGCAGAGATTGGGTTTGTAGTGCGAAAAATCGAGGCAGATTTTTTGCAAAGTGCCAAATTGGGGGATATTTTGGAAGTGAAAACCGAAATTTTGGAGCTCAAAAAGGCATCGCTACTATTAAGTCAGAGAGTGTATAAGGGTGAAGAGAAGTTGTTTGATATGCGTGTGAAAATGGGGTGCGTGAGTATCACTAGTGGCAAACCAAGTGTGATCCCAGAAGAATTTATGGAGGTTTTGCGATGCAAACTTTAG
- a CDS encoding HP0495 family protein, translated as MQTLEGKPQIDYPTQWEYRLIGSQREALLALIEEVIEHPSVIKDGQQSSGGKFVSVIVQTLVQDEAERDRIFMRFKQSSVVNLVL; from the coding sequence ATGCAAACTTTAGAAGGTAAGCCACAGATTGACTACCCTACACAATGGGAGTATCGTTTGATTGGCTCTCAGAGAGAGGCGTTGTTGGCATTGATTGAAGAGGTGATTGAACATCCAAGTGTGATCAAAGATGGACAGCAATCAAGCGGAGGGAAGTTCGTCTCTGTCATTGTCCAAACGCTCGTGCAGGATGAAGCTGAGCGTGATCGAATCTTTATGCGATTCAAACAAAGTTCCGTGGTTAATTTGGTGCTTTAA
- a CDS encoding MqnA/MqnD/SBP family protein, producing the protein MYGIGKIDYLNLLPFEIYIKGSALPSQLKAMMKYKKSYPAKLNQDLLFHRIDMGFVSSILANRGKRNFQDIGIVAKGEVWSVLALPNDSKKDAQSATSNALIDVLGESGEVLIGDRALLYKLEGGECKDLGLLWWNKKRLPFVFGLFCVARGSALAEKIARGFGGKAIKIPYYLLKQYAYQSQIPYKQILQYLQRISYTLGAKEKMGLNNFHREMMFLQIKKPKRNYKEALCKK; encoded by the coding sequence ATGTATGGGATTGGCAAAATTGACTATTTGAATCTTTTGCCATTTGAGATTTATATCAAAGGTTCGGCACTCCCTAGTCAGCTAAAAGCTATGATGAAATACAAAAAATCCTATCCAGCCAAGCTCAATCAAGACTTGCTGTTTCATCGCATCGATATGGGGTTTGTTTCTTCTATTTTGGCAAATCGTGGCAAACGCAATTTTCAAGACATCGGCATCGTGGCAAAAGGCGAAGTTTGGAGTGTTTTGGCGTTGCCAAATGATTCAAAAAAAGACGCACAATCTGCGACTTCCAATGCTTTGATCGATGTGTTGGGGGAGAGTGGGGAGGTTTTGATCGGCGATCGTGCCTTGCTGTATAAGCTTGAGGGTGGAGAGTGCAAAGATTTAGGGCTATTGTGGTGGAACAAAAAAAGATTGCCATTTGTGTTTGGTCTTTTTTGTGTGGCAAGAGGGAGTGCGTTGGCAGAGAAAATCGCGCGTGGTTTTGGTGGCAAGGCAATCAAGATCCCATATTATTTGCTCAAGCAGTATGCATATCAAAGCCAGATACCATACAAGCAGATTTTGCAATATCTTCAAAGGATCTCCTATACTCTTGGAGCCAAAGAAAAAATGGGGTTGAACAATTTTCATAGAGAGATGATGTTTTTGCAAATCAAAAAACCAAAAAGAAATTATAAGGAGGCTTTATGCAAGAAGTAA
- a CDS encoding M20/M25/M40 family metallo-hydrolase, producing MQEVIEYFEAICQIPHCSFDTQQMREFIVDFALENQCEVKVDSVGNIHAYKGNPTLCLQSHYDMVCMGEAPRVEMYEDEGYLKAKNSSLGADNGIGVAIMLVALKRFQNIECLFTNDEEVGLVGANGLEHRLIAKNLLNLDCENEEDVTISCAGGVDVFAQMPYGYQKKTGSLYEVEVVGLRGGHSGVDIVTNPTNAIKTLASFIAKNGGEIIEFNGGERINSIPKYAKAKVIFPHQMEEGKNIELRFLGVQEVDVCDHSQRLLQMINSFAHGLRSYDLTLGIVKTSINLAMVKMQDKMIRLELFARSNEADGLYQIEFETLEFFKAFGCMVQSDNFYLPWEAKESAFAHQVLDAMHVSIPTAKFYAIHAGLECGVIGAKQEGLECCSIGPNIYNPHSTSERCEIRSVEKIARVVFDLIGANENTIESQKSMN from the coding sequence ATGCAAGAAGTAATAGAATATTTTGAGGCGATTTGTCAAATCCCTCATTGTAGCTTTGACACTCAGCAAATGAGGGAGTTTATCGTGGATTTTGCTCTTGAAAATCAATGTGAGGTGAAAGTCGATAGTGTGGGCAATATCCACGCTTACAAAGGGAATCCCACTCTATGTCTGCAAAGTCATTATGATATGGTATGTATGGGCGAAGCACCAAGGGTTGAGATGTATGAGGATGAGGGCTATTTGAAAGCCAAAAACTCTTCTTTGGGGGCAGACAATGGAATTGGTGTGGCAATAATGCTTGTCGCACTTAAGAGATTCCAAAATATCGAATGCCTTTTTACCAATGATGAAGAGGTGGGGCTTGTGGGGGCAAATGGATTGGAACATCGCCTCATTGCCAAAAACTTGCTCAATTTGGATTGTGAAAATGAAGAAGATGTGACGATTAGTTGTGCAGGTGGGGTTGATGTATTTGCACAAATGCCTTATGGATACCAAAAAAAGACAGGTTCTCTTTATGAGGTGGAGGTTGTCGGATTGAGGGGTGGGCATTCGGGAGTGGATATTGTCACAAATCCCACAAATGCAATCAAAACCCTCGCTTCCTTCATTGCCAAAAATGGAGGAGAAATCATTGAGTTTAATGGGGGAGAGAGAATCAACTCTATCCCCAAATACGCAAAAGCCAAAGTGATTTTCCCTCATCAGATGGAGGAGGGGAAAAATATCGAGCTTAGATTCTTGGGAGTGCAAGAAGTTGATGTGTGCGATCATTCTCAAAGATTGCTTCAAATGATCAATAGCTTTGCACACGGATTGAGGAGCTATGATTTGACGCTTGGTATTGTAAAAACAAGTATCAACCTTGCGATGGTCAAAATGCAAGACAAAATGATAAGGCTTGAGCTATTTGCCCGATCCAACGAGGCAGATGGCTTGTATCAAATCGAATTTGAGACTTTGGAATTTTTCAAAGCGTTTGGCTGCATGGTGCAGAGCGATAATTTTTATTTACCTTGGGAGGCAAAAGAGAGTGCATTTGCACATCAAGTGCTTGATGCGATGCATGTATCTATCCCGACTGCCAAATTTTATGCAATTCATGCGGGGCTAGAGTGTGGTGTCATTGGTGCGAAGCAAGAGGGGCTAGAGTGTTGCTCGATCGGTCCTAATATCTACAATCCTCATTCAACTAGTGAGCGTTGCGAGATCCGCTCTGTGGAGAAAATCGCTCGAGTTGTTTTTGATTTGATTGGTGCCAATGAAAATACGATAGAATCACAAAAATCAATGAATTAG
- the gatB gene encoding Asp-tRNA(Asn)/Glu-tRNA(Gln) amidotransferase subunit GatB: MKYETIIGLEVHVQLNTKTKIFCSCATSFGEEPNRNVCPTCLGLPGALPVLNKEAVKKAISFGKAVGATINQSSIFARKNYFYPDLPKAYQISQFDRPIVENGQIEIDIGGVARKIGITRAHLEEDAGKNIHEGEISKVDLNRACTPLLEIVSEPDMRSADEAIAYLKKLHSIVRFIKISDANMQEGSFRCDANVSIRPKGDDQLYTRVEIKNLNSFKFIAKAIEYEVSRQIEAWEDGVYAKEVVQETRLFDTAKGVTRSMRGKEAAADYRYFSDPDLLPVFISDELMREGSEIAELPDEKKMRYINEFGIKDSDAEVLVSSLELCEYFEEMLEYGANVKGALTWLTTELLGQLKGENNLKNCGISSKTLATLVLRIQESRISGKSAKDILEALVANKGGDVDALIASMGLEQVNDDGAMIAVIEEIIKNNADKVAEYKSGKDKLFGFFVGQVMKNIKGANPVRVNELLKERL, from the coding sequence ATGAAATATGAAACGATTATCGGACTTGAGGTGCATGTCCAGCTTAATACCAAAACAAAGATTTTCTGTTCTTGTGCGACATCTTTTGGAGAAGAGCCAAATAGAAATGTGTGCCCCACTTGTTTGGGGTTGCCCGGTGCTTTGCCTGTGCTCAACAAAGAAGCAGTCAAAAAGGCTATTTCATTTGGTAAGGCAGTGGGTGCCACAATCAATCAGAGCTCTATCTTTGCGCGCAAAAATTATTTTTATCCAGATTTGCCAAAGGCTTATCAAATCAGTCAATTTGATCGACCGATTGTCGAAAATGGGCAAATCGAGATTGATATTGGTGGTGTGGCAAGGAAGATTGGTATCACTAGGGCACATTTGGAAGAAGATGCGGGTAAAAATATCCACGAAGGAGAGATTTCAAAAGTAGATCTCAATCGTGCCTGCACGCCGTTGCTTGAGATTGTGAGTGAGCCTGATATGCGTAGTGCTGATGAGGCAATCGCATATCTCAAAAAACTGCACTCTATTGTGAGGTTTATCAAGATTTCTGATGCAAATATGCAGGAGGGGAGCTTCCGCTGTGATGCCAATGTGTCGATTCGTCCAAAGGGGGATGACCAACTCTATACGAGAGTAGAAATCAAAAACCTCAATAGCTTCAAGTTTATTGCCAAAGCGATTGAGTATGAAGTGTCTAGGCAAATTGAGGCGTGGGAAGATGGCGTGTATGCAAAAGAAGTGGTGCAAGAGACAAGGCTTTTTGATACCGCTAAGGGCGTTACGCGTTCAATGAGAGGGAAAGAAGCGGCAGCAGATTATCGATATTTTTCTGATCCGGATTTGTTACCGGTTTTTATTAGCGATGAGTTGATGCGTGAGGGCAGTGAGATTGCAGAGCTTCCTGATGAAAAGAAAATGCGTTATATCAATGAGTTTGGGATCAAAGATTCTGATGCTGAAGTCTTGGTGAGTTCGCTAGAGCTTTGTGAGTATTTTGAAGAAATGTTGGAATATGGGGCAAATGTCAAGGGTGCTTTGACTTGGCTGACAACGGAACTTTTGGGGCAGTTGAAAGGGGAGAATAATCTCAAAAACTGCGGGATTTCTAGCAAAACTCTTGCGACTTTGGTGCTCCGCATTCAAGAATCACGCATTAGTGGCAAGAGTGCCAAAGATATTTTGGAAGCCTTGGTTGCAAACAAAGGTGGCGATGTCGATGCATTGATCGCAAGTATGGGGCTAGAACAGGTCAATGATGATGGAGCGATGATTGCAGTCATTGAAGAGATTATCAAAAACAATGCCGATAAAGTAGCAGAGTATAAATCCGGAAAAGACAAATTGTTTGGATTCTTTGTGGGACAGGTGATGAAAAATATCAAAGGTGCAAACCCTGTGCGAGTGAATGAACTACTTAAAGAGAGACTTTGA
- a CDS encoding chemotaxis protein CheW, with the protein MNNDKLREIFQQQITTSKDSSQTTLEKTLQVIGFIVGDEEFAVPILNVREIVKPIEYTRVPGTPEYVLGVFNLRGNVLPLIDLRQKFGLERKRFDADTRFLVINHQDQIAGFVIDCLTEAIHIKESEIDYTVTQESKEDYLIYGIGKQEDKLITILKIDVLMKQEF; encoded by the coding sequence ATGAATAATGATAAATTAAGAGAAATTTTTCAACAACAAATTACGACAAGCAAAGATAGCTCACAAACCACGCTAGAAAAAACACTTCAAGTGATTGGTTTTATTGTGGGTGATGAAGAGTTTGCAGTGCCGATTCTTAATGTCCGAGAGATTGTTAAACCTATCGAATACACACGAGTCCCGGGCACTCCAGAATATGTTTTGGGGGTTTTCAATCTACGCGGAAATGTTTTGCCTTTGATTGATTTGCGACAAAAATTTGGACTAGAAAGAAAGCGTTTTGATGCGGACACACGATTTCTAGTCATCAACCACCAAGATCAAATCGCTGGGTTTGTGATCGACTGCCTCACCGAAGCAATCCATATCAAAGAAAGCGAGATTGACTACACCGTCACTCAAGAAAGCAAAGAGGACTATCTCATCTATGGGATCGGAAAACAAGAAGATAAGCTCATCACGATTCTAAAAATCGATGTCTTGATGAAGCAGGAGTTTTAA
- a CDS encoding hybrid sensor histidine kinase/response regulator, with amino-acid sequence MDEMQEILEDFLIESFEMIDQLDQDLVELENNPQDLELLNRIFRVAHTIKGSSSFLNFETLTHLTHNMEDVLNKARKGDLIITHEVMDVILESIDLMKALLEAIKESGSDDRGIQIADNVKKLEAISNGDEIPEAQDQESTQEAISQEVSKSLENEDYSHLSPQELEDEIERLLKIRQEEDRKKRKEKKEKAAQTPPPKPQPKVEKTAKEEKVPSTSIEQTVRVDVKRLDHLMNLIGELVLGKNRLLRIHGEVGDRYNGDSLNEELNQVVSSISTVTTDLQLAVMKTRMLPIVKVFNKFPRMVRDLARELGKNIELVMSGEETELDKSIVEEIGDPLVHIIRNSCDHGIELPHERVAQGKSEMGKINLKAYNEGNHIVIEIQDDGKGLNPEALKTKALERGLITDRDAATMSDREAFALIFKAGFSTAAAITNISGRGVGMDVVKTNIEKLNGIIDIESQMGVGTILKLKIPLTLAIIQALIIGVQEEYYAIPLSSVLETVRISQDEIFTVDGKSVLRLRDEVLPLVRLADIFDIENDFGSVKEVYVVVIGLAEQKIGVIVDYLIGQEEVVIKSLGYYLKNIEGIAGATVRGDGKITLIVDVAAMMEMSKNIKVSLNKIIEEKALEAASRQPSDYTILVTDDSATYRAIAINALKELGMQILEAQNGVEALEILKESKRKIDAVLVDIEMPKMDGYTFASEVRKNNRFKSLPLIAVTSKSEKSDRMCGVESGMTEYIAKPYSKDYLIKVVKRSLNLENK; translated from the coding sequence ATGGATGAAATGCAAGAAATATTGGAAGACTTCTTAATCGAAAGTTTTGAAATGATCGATCAGCTCGATCAAGATCTTGTGGAACTAGAGAACAATCCTCAAGATTTGGAGTTGCTCAATCGAATCTTTAGAGTTGCTCACACAATCAAAGGCTCAAGTTCATTTTTGAATTTTGAAACACTCACTCACCTTACTCACAATATGGAAGATGTTTTAAACAAAGCCCGAAAAGGCGACTTGATTATCACGCACGAAGTGATGGATGTCATCTTGGAATCCATTGATTTGATGAAAGCCCTCCTAGAAGCAATCAAAGAAAGCGGTAGTGATGATAGAGGGATTCAAATAGCAGACAATGTCAAAAAACTTGAAGCTATTTCCAATGGCGATGAAATCCCAGAAGCTCAAGATCAAGAATCAACACAAGAAGCAATAAGTCAAGAAGTCTCCAAATCTCTTGAAAATGAAGACTACTCTCATCTCTCTCCACAAGAACTTGAAGATGAAATTGAGCGTTTGCTCAAAATCCGCCAAGAAGAAGATCGCAAAAAACGCAAAGAAAAAAAGGAGAAAGCCGCTCAAACACCCCCTCCAAAACCACAACCAAAAGTCGAGAAAACAGCCAAAGAAGAAAAAGTGCCATCCACCAGTATCGAACAAACCGTGCGTGTAGATGTCAAAAGACTAGACCATCTTATGAATCTCATTGGGGAATTGGTGCTTGGCAAAAACAGACTGCTGAGGATTCACGGCGAAGTTGGGGATCGCTACAATGGCGATAGTCTCAACGAAGAACTCAATCAAGTTGTAAGCTCAATCTCCACGGTTACAACAGATTTGCAACTTGCTGTGATGAAGACAAGGATGCTTCCAATCGTCAAGGTATTCAACAAGTTTCCGCGAATGGTAAGAGATCTTGCAAGGGAGCTTGGAAAAAATATCGAGCTTGTGATGAGTGGAGAAGAAACAGAACTTGATAAATCCATTGTTGAAGAGATCGGCGATCCTTTGGTGCATATCATCAGAAACTCTTGTGATCACGGGATTGAGTTGCCACACGAGAGGGTCGCTCAAGGCAAAAGCGAAATGGGCAAAATCAACCTCAAAGCCTACAATGAAGGCAACCACATTGTGATTGAGATCCAAGATGATGGCAAAGGTCTAAACCCCGAAGCCCTCAAAACCAAAGCTTTGGAGAGAGGATTAATCACAGATCGCGATGCCGCAACAATGAGCGATAGAGAAGCATTTGCACTGATTTTCAAAGCAGGTTTCTCAACAGCTGCAGCGATCACCAATATCTCCGGGCGTGGTGTTGGAATGGATGTGGTAAAAACCAATATTGAAAAACTCAATGGAATTATTGATATCGAATCCCAAATGGGCGTTGGAACAATCCTCAAGCTCAAGATTCCTCTAACACTAGCCATTATTCAAGCTTTGATTATTGGTGTGCAAGAAGAATACTACGCCATCCCTCTTTCTTCGGTGCTTGAAACCGTCCGAATCTCTCAAGATGAAATCTTTACCGTGGATGGCAAAAGTGTCTTGAGGCTGCGTGATGAAGTGCTTCCTCTTGTGCGTTTGGCAGATATTTTTGATATTGAAAACGATTTTGGAAGTGTCAAAGAAGTCTATGTTGTCGTGATTGGACTAGCTGAGCAAAAAATTGGTGTGATTGTGGATTATCTCATCGGACAAGAAGAAGTGGTGATCAAGTCACTAGGCTATTATCTCAAAAATATTGAGGGAATTGCTGGTGCCACCGTGCGTGGTGATGGGAAAATCACCCTTATTGTTGATGTCGCTGCAATGATGGAGATGAGCAAAAACATCAAAGTCAGCCTCAACAAAATCATCGAGGAAAAAGCACTTGAAGCAGCAAGTCGCCAACCTAGCGATTACACGATCCTTGTTACCGATGATAGTGCCACTTATAGAGCCATTGCAATCAATGCCCTCAAGGAATTGGGAATGCAGATCCTTGAAGCACAAAACGGCGTAGAAGCTCTTGAGATCCTCAAAGAAAGCAAACGAAAAATCGATGCCGTGCTAGTGGATATTGAGATGCCAAAAATGGATGGCTATACTTTTGCAAGTGAAGTCAGAAAAAACAATCGCTTCAAATCATTACCACTCATTGCAGTGACTAGCAAAAGTGAAAAAAGCGATCGAATGTGTGGGGTAGAATCAGGGATGACAGAATACATTGCCAAACCTTACTCCAAAGATTATCTCATCAAAGTTGTAAAGCGTAGTTTAAATTTAGAAAACAAATAA
- a CDS encoding metallophosphoesterase — MCLELKPDAIFVADSHYNPINATILIDFLASLLPSPPSQLILMGDITQLLIGAVKSSVESHTTLLNALNDLEACGVEIIWLEGNHDFSLNNLKSCDLLKNTLFIPRHQQPLLATFQNHYYLLAHGDLFLGPQYECYTFFLRKSTLLYRFLDFLTDGTLYSDIESKLTNKQIRNYHDERFYVFAERRIKAYQKTLSQQSDKISGIIEGHFHIGKKIKLSNLLYIALPAFYFTQTGNPISKLLK; from the coding sequence ATGTGCCTTGAACTCAAGCCTGATGCAATCTTTGTTGCGGATTCTCATTACAACCCCATCAATGCCACGATACTGATAGATTTTTTGGCATCCCTCCTTCCTTCTCCCCCAAGCCAACTGATTTTGATGGGAGACATTACTCAATTGTTGATCGGTGCAGTCAAAAGCAGTGTAGAGAGTCATACAACCCTTCTAAACGCTCTCAATGATTTAGAAGCTTGTGGAGTAGAAATTATATGGCTTGAAGGCAATCACGACTTCAGTCTCAACAATCTCAAATCTTGCGACTTGCTCAAAAACACATTGTTCATCCCTCGACACCAACAGCCACTACTCGCGACATTCCAAAACCACTATTATCTTTTGGCACACGGCGATCTTTTCCTTGGTCCTCAATACGAATGCTATACATTTTTCTTACGCAAAAGCACTTTGTTGTATAGGTTTTTGGACTTTTTGACAGATGGGACACTTTATTCTGACATCGAATCAAAACTCACCAATAAACAAATCCGCAATTACCACGATGAACGCTTTTATGTTTTTGCAGAAAGGCGTATCAAGGCTTATCAAAAAACATTATCGCAACAATCAGACAAAATCTCAGGGATCATCGAGGGGCATTTCCATATTGGCAAAAAAATCAAACTCTCCAATCTCCTTTATATCGCACTTCCAGCATTTTATTTCACTCAAACTGGGAATCCTATCTCAAAACTTCTAAAATAA